The following proteins are encoded in a genomic region of Sneathiella marina:
- a CDS encoding ArsJ-associated glyceraldehyde-3-phosphate dehydrogenase translates to MTIRVGLNGFGRMGRLFLRAALQESLSATAGRSFEVVHINEVKGGPETAAHLLEFDSVHGRFPIPVLIGPDFIQVDDRKISFSQWENPLDVPWTQKNVDIVVECTGKFKSRVVLEPYCSGSVKKVIVAAPVKDADLNIVMGVNDNLYDPDIHKIITAASCTTNCLAPLVKVVHEAIGIRHGLITTIHDVTNTQVVVDAPHKDLRRARSALNSLIPTSTGSATAITMIYPELAGKLNGMAVRVPLLNASLTDCVLEMTRPTSVSEINGLFETASKGNLAGILGYETRPLVSADFVNDTRSSIVDALSTLVVDETQVKLIAWYDNEMGYVCRMVELAAKVAAGLE, encoded by the coding sequence ATGACAATACGCGTTGGTCTCAATGGATTTGGCCGGATGGGCCGTTTGTTTTTGCGGGCGGCTTTGCAAGAATCGCTTAGCGCCACAGCGGGACGCAGCTTCGAAGTGGTTCATATAAATGAAGTAAAGGGCGGCCCCGAAACTGCCGCTCACCTCCTCGAATTTGATAGTGTACACGGTCGATTTCCCATACCAGTTCTGATCGGGCCGGATTTCATTCAGGTTGACGACAGAAAAATCAGCTTTTCTCAATGGGAAAATCCATTAGACGTCCCATGGACGCAGAAGAATGTTGATATTGTTGTTGAATGCACCGGCAAATTCAAGTCGCGGGTCGTTTTGGAGCCTTACTGCTCAGGAAGTGTCAAGAAAGTCATTGTCGCTGCTCCCGTCAAGGATGCTGATTTGAACATCGTTATGGGTGTGAATGACAATCTGTATGATCCGGATATACATAAGATTATTACGGCAGCTTCCTGCACGACAAATTGTCTGGCACCTCTTGTTAAGGTCGTTCACGAAGCCATTGGCATCCGCCACGGTTTAATCACAACTATTCATGATGTCACGAACACTCAGGTGGTTGTTGATGCGCCACACAAAGATCTCAGGCGGGCGCGGTCTGCGTTGAATTCACTGATTCCAACGTCAACCGGATCGGCGACGGCCATAACAATGATTTACCCGGAACTTGCCGGGAAACTGAATGGAATGGCTGTGCGGGTGCCTTTGCTAAATGCTTCACTAACGGATTGTGTCCTGGAGATGACAAGACCGACGAGTGTATCTGAAATCAACGGATTGTTTGAAACGGCGAGCAAGGGCAATCTCGCTGGAATACTTGGATATGAAACGCGCCCCTTGGTTTCGGCCGATTTTGTCAATGATACCCGGTCTTCGATTGTCGACGCGTTGTCAACTTTAGTTGTGGATGAAACACAGGTGAAATTAATCGCCTGGTACGATAACGAAATGGGATATGTGTGCCGAATGGTCGAGTTGGCAGCAAAAGTTGCGGCGGGCCTTGAATGA
- a CDS encoding cation diffusion facilitator family transporter, whose amino-acid sequence MAHSHSHGDDSSSPHSHDHDHDHVPKVTDDSERRIFWVMCLTGGFMIIQAIGGLISGSLALIADSGHMLSDTAALGLAWFAFRLAKKPADKKRSYGYHRFQIMAAFTNGVTLFFIAGWIIFEAIGRLITPGEVLAGPMLIIASCGLAVNVIGFFVLHRGDSDNVNMQGALLHVMGDLLGSIAAIAAAIIILFTGWMAADPLLSVLVSVIILRSAYTLVRRSGHILLEGTPDNMDMGLIRDKLIAYLPEIIDVHHMHAWSLTAEKPIVTMHVQIEPKADLETTLRTISSYLLSEFEIDHATIQLEHLNCEDLEVTDA is encoded by the coding sequence ATGGCGCATTCGCATTCTCACGGAGACGACAGTTCCTCCCCCCACAGCCATGATCATGATCACGATCATGTGCCAAAAGTAACGGATGACAGCGAACGTCGCATTTTCTGGGTGATGTGTCTAACCGGCGGATTTATGATAATCCAGGCAATTGGCGGCCTGATTTCCGGGTCCTTGGCCCTTATTGCCGATAGCGGCCATATGCTATCCGACACAGCCGCGCTTGGTCTAGCCTGGTTTGCATTTCGTTTGGCGAAAAAACCCGCGGACAAAAAACGGTCGTATGGTTATCACCGATTTCAGATAATGGCTGCGTTCACCAATGGAGTGACCCTGTTCTTTATTGCCGGATGGATAATATTTGAAGCTATCGGACGGTTAATCACACCGGGCGAGGTTTTGGCTGGACCAATGCTGATCATTGCCAGTTGTGGATTGGCGGTTAATGTCATTGGGTTTTTTGTTCTACATCGTGGGGACAGTGATAACGTCAATATGCAGGGGGCCCTGTTACATGTAATGGGTGATTTGCTGGGCTCCATTGCCGCTATCGCCGCAGCAATTATTATCCTGTTTACCGGTTGGATGGCTGCAGATCCGTTGCTATCAGTCCTTGTTTCCGTGATCATATTGAGAAGCGCCTACACTTTGGTTCGCCGCTCAGGTCATATCCTTCTGGAAGGCACGCCAGACAATATGGATATGGGTTTAATTCGCGACAAACTCATAGCATATCTTCCTGAGATTATTGATGTACACCATATGCATGCTTGGTCCCTAACAGCTGAAAAGCCCATAGTTACTATGCATGTTCAAATTGAACCCAAGGCAGACTTGGAAACAACCCTCAGGACAATCAGTAGTTATTTACTCTCGGAATTTGAAATTGATCACGCAACAATACAGCTTGAGCATCTCAATTGCGAGGATCTGGAAGTAACCGACGCCTGA
- a CDS encoding DUF3126 family protein, with protein MTRTETLRVQRYLREQFGNENFILKERRPADGTAEVLLGDEFIGVVYRDEDEGEVSFAFHMTILDMDLPPTS; from the coding sequence ATGACAAGAACAGAGACATTGCGGGTCCAAAGATACCTGCGCGAACAGTTTGGAAATGAAAATTTCATTCTCAAAGAGCGGCGGCCGGCTGATGGAACCGCGGAAGTATTGCTAGGGGATGAATTTATCGGGGTCGTGTATCGCGATGAAGACGAGGGAGAAGTCTCATTTGCTTTTCATATGACGATTCTTGATATGGACTTACCGCCAACATCATAG
- a CDS encoding cold-shock protein codes for MNDRKPAKPVRKNITATVKFFDEAKGFGFVSPADGSPDAFVHISVLQDTSYQEFTEGMRINCDLADGDRGPQVVAINDPDEDQEGEAATSFNVEVEGVVTTYVPEHKYGFVTPDEGGKDVFIHIDMLERSDVKMDDFGLDTHVKCVVRQGVKGPIADNLEVTESGGKV; via the coding sequence ATGAATGATCGTAAACCTGCCAAGCCAGTTCGTAAAAATATTACGGCGACAGTTAAGTTTTTTGATGAAGCAAAAGGATTCGGTTTTGTTTCGCCTGCCGATGGATCACCGGATGCGTTTGTCCATATATCCGTACTTCAAGATACATCTTATCAGGAATTTACTGAAGGCATGCGAATCAATTGCGATTTGGCAGACGGCGATCGGGGCCCGCAGGTTGTTGCCATTAACGACCCTGATGAAGATCAGGAAGGAGAAGCGGCAACAAGTTTCAATGTTGAAGTTGAAGGTGTCGTGACAACTTATGTGCCGGAACATAAATATGGATTCGTAACACCCGACGAAGGTGGAAAAGATGTCTTTATCCATATCGATATGTTGGAGCGGTCCGATGTAAAAATGGATGATTTTGGCTTGGATACTCATGTGAAATGCGTCGTGCGACAGGGCGTCAAGGGCCCAATCGCGGATAATCTTGAAGTTACTGAATCTGGCGGGAAAGTATGA
- a CDS encoding CbiX/SirB N-terminal domain-containing protein: MQPSRPSVVIIAHGSSVSDGAQEAAEQHALTLRQSRRYGTVKVCFLVDLDEMPDMPKGEIFLLPFFMSGGFFVRKKIPDLFQLVDGKRIEKDYHFLQCDALGLDPGLSGIIIKMGQEACKQTYLNPENIHLVLVAHGSEKSQASAAATRHQQQAVEKEVVFGEVSSVFLNEEPELEKWLVSHSNDVRPKILIGLFAAEGPHAMEDVPAGIRRAEEVKPQSAAIQYAGIVGTRPEIVKLVQDSITRCAAANRL, encoded by the coding sequence ATGCAGCCTTCTAGACCCTCTGTTGTGATTATTGCACATGGTTCCTCTGTTTCTGACGGAGCGCAAGAGGCGGCCGAACAGCACGCACTGACACTGCGTCAGAGTAGACGCTACGGTACAGTTAAGGTTTGCTTTTTAGTAGACTTGGATGAGATGCCGGATATGCCGAAGGGTGAAATATTCCTATTACCCTTTTTCATGAGCGGCGGTTTTTTTGTTCGCAAAAAAATTCCTGATTTGTTTCAACTGGTTGATGGCAAGCGGATTGAAAAGGATTACCATTTTTTGCAGTGTGACGCATTGGGACTGGATCCTGGGCTTTCAGGTATTATTATAAAAATGGGGCAAGAGGCGTGCAAGCAAACATACTTAAATCCTGAAAACATACATCTTGTGTTAGTTGCCCATGGTTCCGAGAAATCACAAGCGTCTGCGGCGGCAACACGTCATCAACAACAAGCTGTCGAAAAAGAGGTGGTTTTTGGAGAAGTATCCTCAGTTTTTCTCAACGAGGAGCCGGAGCTGGAGAAATGGCTTGTTTCGCACTCTAATGACGTTAGGCCAAAAATATTAATCGGCTTGTTCGCTGCGGAAGGCCCCCATGCGATGGAGGATGTTCCGGCGGGTATTCGACGGGCGGAAGAGGTAAAACCCCAATCTGCAGCCATACAATATGCCGGCATTGTTGGAACACGCCCTGAAATCGTAAAGCTCGTTCAAGATAGCATCACGAGATGTGCCGCAGCTAACAGACTATAA
- the dctP gene encoding TRAP transporter substrate-binding protein DctP → MFKNTIASIAALTAVAGFAFGATAAEMVDGPKVNWNLSVWGKPRAFTAGIETLRDMADERTGGKFKIKIHYGEALSKSRENLDGIKLGAFQMAMFCSPYHPAKNPTLTGLDLPFLPFPNLKVQAAVHDAYYQHPAVVKDLARWDAFLLMSSLLPQYEFTGVGKPPLTLADWNGMRVRALGGIGKAMTKLGAVPTTVTATETYTALERGTVEAASFPFTYAHVAYKLTEVGEWYTANLSPGAVNCPVVVNIPAWDKLPKQYQQVLLDAKIPAYEALITAYEAADKKNLPMMEAKGLKAIVYSAEDLSDFRKAGAQPVWDDWIEEMDKQGVPGQELLDLINKTAADANK, encoded by the coding sequence ATGTTTAAGAACACTATTGCGTCTATTGCTGCCCTTACGGCAGTTGCAGGATTCGCATTTGGCGCGACCGCTGCAGAAATGGTTGACGGGCCAAAAGTAAATTGGAATTTGTCTGTTTGGGGCAAGCCTCGTGCATTTACAGCCGGGATCGAAACACTTCGGGACATGGCTGACGAGCGGACCGGCGGAAAATTCAAAATAAAAATCCATTATGGTGAGGCATTGTCCAAATCAAGAGAGAATCTTGACGGCATTAAACTTGGCGCCTTCCAAATGGCCATGTTTTGCTCTCCGTATCATCCGGCAAAGAATCCGACACTTACGGGTCTTGACCTTCCATTCCTGCCTTTCCCGAACTTGAAAGTGCAAGCTGCTGTACATGACGCATATTATCAGCATCCAGCTGTCGTCAAAGATCTGGCACGCTGGGATGCATTCTTGCTAATGAGCTCGCTGCTTCCACAGTATGAGTTTACTGGTGTTGGCAAGCCGCCGCTAACGTTGGCGGATTGGAATGGGATGCGTGTCCGTGCCCTTGGCGGAATTGGTAAAGCCATGACAAAACTTGGTGCTGTTCCTACTACAGTGACGGCAACAGAAACATATACGGCACTTGAGCGGGGCACAGTAGAAGCCGCTTCGTTCCCTTTCACTTACGCTCACGTCGCTTACAAACTCACTGAAGTTGGGGAATGGTACACGGCTAACCTGTCACCCGGAGCGGTAAACTGCCCGGTTGTTGTCAATATTCCTGCCTGGGACAAGTTGCCAAAACAGTATCAGCAAGTTCTATTGGATGCGAAAATTCCGGCTTATGAAGCACTGATTACCGCTTATGAGGCTGCCGATAAAAAGAACCTTCCTATGATGGAAGCTAAGGGCCTTAAAGCCATTGTTTATTCTGCCGAAGATCTCAGCGATTTCCGCAAAGCCGGTGCGCAGCCAGTTTGGGACGATTGGATTGAAGAAATGGACAAACAAGGCGTTCCTGGTCAGGAACTTCTTGATCTGATCAACAAAACAGCTGCTGACGCTAACAAATAA
- a CDS encoding TRAP transporter small permease subunit — translation MITEPQIKGQRAPSGPALAIFDYWYSKIENFLNGISALAIFCVMLLGVTQVFGRKFFNMPVPGYIDFIEQTMVIFAFFGIAYCQRLGGHVRMDLFMAKFSRRPLYFFEALATLVGLLVITVLIETSWLHFMRAFELGDSTIDVQLPIWPAKLVIPLTFCVLWGRFVLQLIGFIRLFVYPDAKVIAVPVIEDVTVQARHEIEDALGEEAAKQAKFDETYRKKGKK, via the coding sequence ATGATAACAGAACCCCAGATAAAAGGGCAGCGCGCACCTTCCGGCCCAGCGCTCGCGATCTTTGATTATTGGTATTCGAAGATTGAGAATTTTCTCAATGGTATCTCAGCCCTAGCCATCTTCTGCGTCATGCTCTTGGGTGTGACTCAGGTCTTCGGGCGAAAATTCTTCAACATGCCGGTTCCCGGATATATCGATTTTATCGAACAAACGATGGTCATTTTTGCCTTTTTCGGAATTGCCTACTGTCAACGGTTAGGTGGTCATGTGCGAATGGATCTGTTTATGGCCAAGTTCAGTAGGCGGCCACTTTATTTCTTTGAAGCACTCGCCACTCTAGTTGGCCTCCTTGTCATAACAGTACTGATCGAAACCAGTTGGCTGCATTTTATGCGCGCCTTTGAACTGGGTGATTCCACTATCGACGTACAGCTCCCAATCTGGCCGGCAAAACTGGTCATCCCGCTGACATTTTGTGTGCTTTGGGGACGCTTTGTACTTCAACTCATAGGATTTATTCGTTTGTTCGTTTATCCAGACGCAAAAGTAATAGCTGTCCCGGTAATTGAGGATGTAACGGTTCAAGCCCGTCACGAGATCGAAGACGCCCTTGGTGAAGAAGCGGCGAAACAAGCAAAATTTGACGAAACCTACCGTAAAAAGGGGAAAAAGTAA